Within the Hermetia illucens chromosome 6, iHerIll2.2.curated.20191125, whole genome shotgun sequence genome, the region ACCGATCATTTCGGTTATCTCGATATCTATTGTCACGATCATACCCTCTATTATCGCGATTGTCTCGATAGTCACGTCGTGGCCCATTATCGCGATAATCACGCGGTTGTCCGCTGCCCATTCGTCGATCATCTGCAAGTAACAGAAAAATGGTTTGTTAGAAATTATACATGAATTTATGACTATGATGATGACCCTTACCTGGTCGCCTAGGTGGGCCCCTTCGGTCTGGGCTCCATTTTCGATTATTACGGTCACCATCTTGTCGTACATCATCTTCTCGTTTTCGCCAACTCCTTGCCTCACGATCCTCTTTCTCGTCTTTTTCACGAGCATTATCTTCGGCACCATCGTCCTTCTTCTCCTCCTCTCGTCGCTGctcttcctcttcttggatTCGTAATTTTTCGAGACGCTCGCGTTCTAGCCGTTCCTCAATTTCTTTCTCCCGAGCGGCTGTGTCCACCGGTTTAGCGCTTCCGAACACTTTCTCAGGAGCAACGCCTGCTGGTTTTGGCTTTGGCGGTGGTTCGGGCGTTGATGACTTCTCCTCACCGTCCGATTTGTCGTCTTCAGTAGCTTTGATTTCCGGCAACGGCAAAGTGCGGggcttcaaattcaattttggtCTCTCATCTTCGGCTGGAGGCGGTGGTGGACGTCTGTCTCTGTAGTCATCGCGACGGCCGAACCCACGGTCACCACGATCCCTGAATCCATCACCGTATCCTCCCCGACGTGGGGAAGAGTCTGTATTTGGACGTTCAGCTGCCCTCCATGATCCACCCTCGTTCGAATTATCGCGTTGTCGATCCCTGTTGTACCCGTAGCCACCACGCCTGCCCTCGTCTCTGTTGTCGTTCGGCTCACGGCGCCAACTGCCTGAATCATCGCGGTTCCCTCCGCCGAATCCGTCGTAGCGGCTTCTGCTCATGCCTCCACGTCTGTTGTCGTTTTCATTCGACACATCGATCCGGATGCGTCTGTTTCGTATTTGAGGATCGGGAAGGCTTACTGCATCGATCAATTCGTCACGGCTTTCGAACTCTATGTAGCCGAAGCCGCGTAGACGGCCCTGCTCCCCATCCTCCCGGGGCAGACGAATCGAAACGATGTTCATCCCATTGAAGAAATCATACAAGTCCTCGTCGTGCAGATCGAATGGCAAATTTGATAAATATGCCAGGAACGGCGGTTTATGTGGAACAGCATCCTCATCCAGATATCGAGCAGCGCGGGGCGCTGTCGGAAGCTGGTATATCTGAGGCAACGAGTGGTTGTCCTCTTCATCGCTTTCATCGGGGCGATTTCGCACTTTCTTCGCGACCTGCGTCAATCCAGGCTGCGAATTCTCATTTGCCAGGAAGCTCTGCAGAGATACTACGACTCCCTTGGACTTTTTACCTTTTTTACCTGCAAAAACAAGACATTCGCAATGAATCAGAAACATCTCACCTACAAGCTcgataaaatcaattcaaaacaTCTACAACATGAAAACATCAAGCCACACAAACCAGTGACGGAAAAACATGGAAATTTACTCTATTTAATCGAAAACgagaaaatttttggaaaatcaaaACTGGCCACGCGGTTAGAATTCCATATCGGCCCCCAAAGTCTCGGTCGGGGCAATGGATGAAACGTCAAAATCGGTGGGTTGCTTTTCAAACGTTTATTCGTTTGTTTACGTATGCACTTTCACCAAAACTCCATTCTTATAACACCAGCACTAGTTTCTCAACAAATCCATGCGAAACGGATCGTTCTCTCTGGCCGCGGTACACAGGATTTTCCGAAAGTTTTCACGCGACAAACAAATCAAAAGAACCAACCTGTCGAAGCCATGTTGAAAAGGATCTGAACAGTGAAATTCTGCCAAAAGCGCAGAACTAAAATGACAAGGTGTTTGTTGGCCGACGTGCAGTCGTGCCAACGAACGAATGAAGAATGCGTGATAAGTGCGCGAGAATTTGACGTTCAATGCGGGCAACTGTGATAATGCGTTTGGGAAGGTAACGGCAGGTAGTTGGAATTTGCGGAAGAGGATGTGCGAGGAGCGACCCGCCTTCGGAAGATTTGCGGGGATTTGTAATGTTAAGAAAGACGTGAAATTTTCCATGGAATTCGTAAGGCCGGAAAAGGTAAGTGGGAGAGAGGTACGGCAACTGAATGTCTCGTTTCTCGATTTGTATATAATCAGGCTTCGGACAAGATTATGATTTGTGAATAATGGCGGGAAAATCCAATCTTAAGGCATAAATTAGGTGATCAGCCTATTATACCATTTTAAAGAGAACAAGCAGGAGCAAAAATATTGAGCTGTTACCCAAAAATGTTGTTTGAATGATTCCATAAATTGTACAAACCTCTACAAGCCAATATGTTGCTCTTGCTTTTACCGACGAACCTTCGTAAACTAAACTTACGACGCCATATTTTTACGATTCTGCAGACATGTCTCAAATGGATCCAATGTACTTCTCTCGGCAAATTTAAAACTGCTGAATAAAATATGTCCCCACCCTCAATGCGTTTATTCCATTTACAAAGGTTTGGGCGACGTCCCATACACTATGCATGTACTACGCTTCTATTCCCTGTCGAAAAAGGAGGACTTAATTTCCAAGTTTATTGCCTCTTTCGCCACTCATTTGTTGCATAAACCAACTTGCACATTCCACATGAATACCAGGAATGAGTTGTCTACCTCTGCATGTTATCCCGGTAAGCTAATCGATCTTCAAATTATTTTCGGTGAATTGTCGGGGAGGCAGGACCATCCCAACAATCATATACCCCGCTTTCTAGACAACGGACTAGAAGAAGTATCGATTTGCGTTGGCTTAGTTCTCTTATGAATAGAGGAAAACGAGAATACCACACCTTGGAAGGCCGTCCGAGAAACAACTCTTTCGAAATGGTTTCAGTAAATCCCTACCTGGTTGTCGGTTGCTGGCAATGTGCTCAACTCATTCCACGACTTTAAGCGGACTATTCTTCAGTTACCTTGGGATGGTGCAATGCAGTTGTCGTTCTTCTTCAATGtataacctatccactgccatttccgcttACTGATCAACACTTCCACGGTTAACTGGCTCATATGATGAATGAAAAGGTTGATGTGTTTAGCAGGATTAACAATCTGCCACCTGCTAGTATGGCTTTCCTTAATTGTTAATAGCAGCATAAGCCAATGCTACtcacactccaattgctggttacAGCCCGGGTGGTGGAAATCGAACCTtcaccgagatttcatttccctctacaccacaatgaccaagtacccagaatagatccaccgtattgaatctagaaatagaattcaatcggtttttaTATTCCTAAACGAGTTTTGAAGTCATTAAATGTATGCTGAAcgacctcaatgcagcttgactatcgctacaggttGCGATTCGTTtacccttcaaccgctcctcaatcacccagtttctgcccttagaatcgcatcacgcctgaaagaccgttgcatactgtcccaaaggaaaagcccacttcctgTTTTTATTTGAGGGGTAGAATCCTGCTCCCGAGCcctatttttgagccattgaTGTAGAAGACTTCAATATATCCTAAAAAGTatttttctggttcgtcccgGTTTTCTCCacgatgtatggggatccgaaaatcagaaggcattgtgaaAATTAAATTCAGTTCTTCCAAAGTTCTGTGCCCCTCACGTCTGCTAATTTtacatagatctaatcgaattagtctgttAGCTGCTTTCTTtgaagtgctctgaataaagcTTTAGGgcgaattgagtaatgcatttagagttactccggatgtcgtgctcatggcaccggtgatacccacaTACAGACTGTTCTTTGCAGTGGAGCCACCTTAtagtgaaaactcttttgctTCACCTTAACCccccacactacggatgcataaacatcagttaatgatagcaacgcatatccacattaccatctGAGGTCTAAGTCCCCATaccgaggcaaaggtccgcctgcatagcccataagctgtgagggCTCGTTTCATCCATATTTGTTTTAAAGAGGCTtgttgtctagaataactccaagatattttatttattcagagtTAAAGGTTTGTACTCTTCATCTCTGGGAAGCAAAGATCAAGTGTACTGCTCCCATACAGTAGTAGGGAGGTAGTGATTATTGACGCGGAATAGCCTCATTTCTAAGTTTTGCACAAAACATCGAAGGCGGATTTAAAGCTAATAATGCCAGTGACAACGCTACCAAGGTTGACAAATTGAGCAACGGCTTTACTGCTCTGCCCAGTAATGTAAATAGTAAAATTTCGATAACCTAGcaaaagttcaagttcctctgaaattttacctcaatatagtacgtgacattttgcacggCCATATACCGATCTGTGCAAAGCACACCAAAAATACCAATGTTGACACTGTCTAAACCTTTTTCCAAGCCGATGAAGAAGATCATCGCAAGGTGATCGAGCTTATTCTCTGTTAATCAAACTTTCAAGGTGTCCTTTGATTTGTTTCAGGATAATTTTTGACCATAATATTTATGACGGCAGAGAAGAATACCCCAGGTACAtacaattatcacactcaattCATGTGCCGTTTTCAGGAATATTAAGGGAAATCTCCTTCTTTCAGTTCCCGAAAAGGACCACGAGTTTTCTGGATTTCTGTATATGTGGCAGTATAAAATCTATGGGAACTGCAGAGGTTGCAACGAACAGTTACGCAAGGGAACAGAGCTAATTTCGCTTccgtttataaaaacatttcatactCGCATGTTACTCGCACGATTGAAAACCATAGTAAAATGTTCCCTTGAGCTGAGCTGATCgtcatcaaggaggaggaacctaccgttaacgtccttgacAGGGCATCGGAAAACTTGTAGTCACCTGCAGATTTTTTCATGATGCGTTATATGGCAATAGAACCGCAGCTTCTGCCACTCTAATTAacgtaataataaattttcgtGCTGTACTTTCTGAGAGGTGCTCTGAAGTTCCGAGAAGGTAGATGGGGCACAAACCCTGTCGACTGAGTCAACACCAAGTgatcgaggagaacctccacataGTTGCACCAGTAACGATGTATTAATATTGATTTGATGGTCGTGATGCGTTAGGCGAATGCCCGAAGGCATTGGGTTATCAAATTTGAGTCTTTatgaggactcatctgaaatggcttcggccacgaagtcTCAGCAGAAGTTACCTGCCATGGCCCTCTGAGTTCATATGACTTAGGAGAATTCAGGGGCATGTTACTAACcgctggcc harbors:
- the LOC119658602 gene encoding eukaryotic translation initiation factor 4B isoform X1, whose product is MASTGKKGKKSKGVVVSLQSFLANENSQPGLTQVAKKVRNRPDESDEEDNHSLPQIYQLPTAPRAARYLDEDAVPHKPPFLAYLSNLPFDLHDEDLYDFFNGMNIVSIRLPREDGEQGRLRGFGYIEFESRDELIDAVSLPDPQIRNRRIRIDVSNENDNRRGGMSRSRYDGFGGGNRDDSGSWRREPNDNRDEGRRGGYGYNRDRQRDNSNEGGSWRAAERPNTDSSPRRGGYGDGFRDRGDRGFGRRDDYRDRRPPPPPAEDERPKLNLKPRTLPLPEIKATEDDKSDGEEKSSTPEPPPKPKPAGVAPEKVFGSAKPVDTAAREKEIEERLERERLEKLRIQEEEEQRREEEKKDDGAEDNAREKDEKEDREARSWRKREDDVRQDGDRNNRKWSPDRRGPPRRPDDRRMGSGQPRDYRDNGPRRDYRDNRDNRGYDRDNRYRDNRNDRSDRDRDYNRDRDRDRGSTNYNKDNKITSRDSRPPPTPQARDDKARREPRPDRPMPKYQPPQGGPMLTNSNKYSGLLDDDDASE
- the LOC119658602 gene encoding eukaryotic translation initiation factor 4B isoform X2, which gives rise to MASTGKKGKKSKGVVVSLQSFLANENSQPGLTQVAKKVRNRPDESDEEDNHSLPQIYQLPTAPRAARYLDEDAVPHKPPFLAYLSNLPFDLHDEDLYDFFNGMNIVSIRLPREDGEQGRLRGFGYIEFESRDELIDAVSLPDPQIRNRRIRIDVSNENDNRRGGMSRSRYDGFGGGNRDDSGSWRREPNDNRDEGRRGGYGYNRDRQRDNSNEGGSWRAAERPNTDSSPRRGGYGDGFRDRGDRGFGRRDDYRDRRPPPPPAEDERPKLNLKPRTLPLPEIKATEDDKSDGEEKSSTPEPPPKPKPAGVAPEKVFGSAKPVDTAAREKEIEERLERERLEKLRIQEEEEQRREEEKKDDGAEDNAREKDEKEDREARSWRKREDDVRQDGDRNNRKWSPDRRGPPRRPDDRRMGSGQPRDYRDNGPRRDYRDNRDNRGSDRDRDYNRDRDRDRGSTNYNKDNKITSRDSRPPPTPQARDDKARREPRPDRPMPKYQPPQGGPMLTNSNKYSGLLDDDDASE